Proteins encoded in a region of the Paenibacillus sp. W2I17 genome:
- the nagB gene encoding glucosamine-6-phosphate deaminase yields the protein MNIRIFENEEDLNATGAGLIASLLQTKPRAVLGLATGSSPVGIYKQLITLYQKGLVSFSQASSFNLDEYVGLPTEHRESYRSFMNEQLFNHIDIDIARTQVPDGQAADLEQECNSYEQRLDDRGPVDLQLLGIGHNGHIGFNEPGTELTGRTHVVDLKDETRKANARFFDSIDEVPAQAITMGVGTILKAKQILLIARGEEKAEIIREAFMGPITTACPASLLQCHPNVVVLLDRAAGRLVR from the coding sequence ATGAATATCCGCATTTTTGAAAATGAAGAAGATCTAAACGCCACGGGTGCTGGCCTCATTGCCAGCTTGTTGCAAACCAAACCACGGGCTGTATTGGGGCTTGCGACAGGAAGTTCTCCTGTAGGCATATATAAACAGCTGATCACGTTGTACCAGAAGGGGCTGGTTAGCTTCTCACAGGCTTCTTCTTTTAATCTCGATGAGTATGTTGGACTTCCAACAGAACATCGTGAAAGTTACCGCAGTTTCATGAATGAACAATTATTCAATCATATCGATATAGATATTGCTAGAACACAAGTGCCTGATGGTCAGGCTGCTGATCTGGAACAGGAATGTAATTCCTATGAACAGCGCTTAGACGATCGTGGACCGGTAGACCTTCAACTGCTGGGCATAGGACATAATGGTCATATTGGCTTCAATGAACCGGGAACTGAACTTACAGGACGAACACATGTCGTGGATCTGAAAGACGAGACGAGAAAGGCAAACGCACGTTTCTTTGACAGCATTGATGAAGTTCCGGCTCAGGCGATTACAATGGGTGTTGGTACCATTTTGAAAGCCAAACAAATTCTGCTCATTGCCCGTGGCGAGGAAAAAGCCGAGATTATCCGCGAAGCTTTTATGGGCCCAATCACAACGGCATGTCCTGCATCGCTTTTGCAATGTCATCCAAATGTGGTGGTATTGCTGGACCGTGCAGCAGGGAGGCTAGTGAGATGA
- a CDS encoding MurR/RpiR family transcriptional regulator, with product MAAILRALQQELNNLPSQERRIAEVIMQSPSDIPGWTISHLAEQSGTSAATVTRFCKSFHFKGFPDFKMKLAAELSHASDETAYQDIVAGNSLSKIVEAIEANHLASIADTTRLLDLGRLEQAVQLLCQARRIDLYGVATSSIVTQDFYQKLVRIGKSCTAFSDSHMQITSASSLAEGDVAMAVSYSGETPETIDALHCAKQAGASTISLTSYGSNKLATVSDIPLFTSSLEEGMRRGDMASRIALLHVVDILFTGMVSADFDRFIPRLEQSYHNVQSYRVQHNGGA from the coding sequence ATGGCAGCCATTTTACGTGCGTTGCAGCAAGAACTGAATAACCTTCCGTCTCAGGAGCGACGTATCGCCGAAGTCATTATGCAATCTCCATCGGACATTCCTGGCTGGACGATTAGTCATCTGGCAGAGCAGAGTGGCACAAGTGCGGCAACGGTGACCCGCTTTTGCAAGTCGTTTCATTTCAAAGGCTTTCCTGATTTCAAAATGAAACTCGCCGCAGAATTGTCCCACGCATCTGATGAAACGGCGTATCAGGATATTGTAGCGGGCAATTCCCTATCCAAAATTGTTGAAGCTATCGAAGCCAACCACCTCGCGTCGATTGCTGATACCACCCGTTTGCTGGATTTGGGCAGATTGGAGCAAGCCGTTCAATTATTGTGCCAGGCTCGCCGCATTGATCTGTACGGTGTGGCTACCTCTTCGATCGTTACACAGGATTTCTATCAGAAACTGGTGCGGATCGGCAAAAGCTGTACGGCTTTCTCCGACTCACACATGCAGATTACATCCGCATCTTCGCTCGCAGAGGGAGATGTGGCGATGGCCGTATCCTATTCAGGCGAAACACCAGAGACCATCGATGCCCTGCATTGTGCCAAACAGGCTGGAGCTTCTACGATTTCACTGACTTCCTACGGAAGTAACAAACTCGCAACGGTATCGGATATTCCACTATTCACCTCTTCTCTGGAAGAAGGCATGAGGCGTGGAGATATGGCTTCCCGCATTGCACTGCTGCATGTGGTCGATATTTTGTTCACAGGCATGGTAAGTGCCGACTTCGACCGTTTTATCCCTAGGCTGGAACAATCCTATCATAATGTGCAATCTTATCGAGTCCAACACAACGGAGGTGCCTGA
- the nagA gene encoding N-acetylglucosamine-6-phosphate deacetylase, with amino-acid sequence MTGANSHEPGSQRDENIFLLRGKLLLSNEILEDGVLAWRDGKIIYAGIPEGLPEQIRREASPLSVPERGLIVPGFIDIHVHGGNGEDFMDASPEVLDKITSFHSTQGTTAMLATSMTAPKERLDSVLAEVDRYRSSEMPYAQLEGVHLEGPFFSPKWPGAQNPEHIILPDVTWLEAWEKQYPGLIRQVTLAPEREGALEVISWLREQRITAALGHTDATYEEVERAVEAGLHHAVHTFNAMTPLHHRLPGAAGAVLSDPRISAEVIADGIHVHPAAISILAELKQHNDQLVLITDAMSAAGLDDGEYKIGDLPVIVKHGEARLKDGGALAGSTLTMIRGFRYLVQEVGLSLNAASRAASLTPARLLGIDHRTGSLTQGKQADIVLLNAELDIEGVWVKGRRIGESY; translated from the coding sequence ATGACCGGAGCGAATAGCCATGAACCTGGGAGCCAGCGTGATGAAAATATTTTTCTTCTTCGGGGCAAGCTGCTCCTTTCAAATGAGATATTGGAAGACGGTGTATTAGCTTGGAGGGATGGGAAAATCATCTATGCTGGGATACCGGAAGGTCTTCCTGAACAGATTCGGCGAGAGGCTTCGCCGCTGTCTGTACCGGAACGCGGCCTCATTGTGCCTGGATTCATAGATATCCATGTACATGGTGGGAACGGAGAAGACTTTATGGACGCAAGCCCGGAGGTGTTGGACAAGATCACTTCTTTTCATAGTACACAGGGCACAACAGCGATGCTTGCGACTTCCATGACGGCTCCGAAAGAGCGACTGGATAGCGTACTTGCTGAAGTGGACCGCTACCGTTCGAGTGAAATGCCATATGCACAGCTTGAGGGTGTACATCTGGAGGGTCCGTTTTTCAGTCCGAAATGGCCTGGTGCGCAAAATCCGGAACACATCATTCTGCCTGATGTAACTTGGCTCGAAGCATGGGAAAAGCAATATCCCGGCCTGATCCGTCAAGTTACGTTGGCACCGGAGCGTGAAGGTGCGCTGGAAGTCATTTCATGGCTGCGAGAACAACGGATTACAGCGGCACTCGGCCACACGGATGCGACTTATGAAGAGGTGGAGCGGGCAGTGGAAGCAGGACTTCATCATGCGGTTCATACGTTTAATGCCATGACACCGCTGCATCACCGGCTACCGGGAGCTGCCGGAGCCGTGCTGAGTGATCCACGCATCAGCGCCGAGGTAATTGCCGATGGTATTCACGTACACCCTGCGGCGATATCAATTCTTGCTGAATTGAAGCAACATAACGATCAACTCGTGTTGATCACGGATGCCATGTCTGCTGCGGGATTGGATGACGGGGAATACAAGATTGGTGACCTGCCCGTAATCGTAAAGCATGGCGAGGCCAGACTGAAGGACGGCGGCGCATTGGCGGGAAGCACACTGACGATGATTCGCGGTTTCCGTTACCTGGTACAGGAAGTGGGCTTGAGCCTGAACGCTGCATCACGTGCAGCAAGTCTGACCCCGGCACGCCTGCTGGGCATTGATCACCGGACAGGTTCCCTGACTCAAGGAAAACAGGCAGATATCGTTTTGCTGAACGCGGAGCTGGATATTGAGGGTGTGTGGG